In a single window of the Agromyces sp. H17E-10 genome:
- a CDS encoding alpha/beta hydrolase codes for MATFTDGHGVRIHYESWRVAEPTAVVQLAHGVGEHIGRYRELIAVLNEAGYSVWADDHRGHGQTGFEQHGGDLTRMGRLGPGGLRAAVDAVEQFTGVVRDAETSDLPLVYLGQSWGSFLGQIIMNRHPERYDGFVFTGTAYRTLFDLHSPSNKRFGHTGPTTMEWLSRDPAVAQAFVDDPYATEVPLPKLFGLPDTLRLIGRPARDLPSELPLLIMSGTECAVGGERSVRRLAEAYVQRSGLRDVELIVYEGARHEPFNETNREEVFGDLIRWLDERYAVD; via the coding sequence ATGGCGACCTTCACCGACGGGCACGGCGTGCGCATCCACTACGAGTCCTGGCGCGTCGCCGAGCCGACCGCCGTCGTGCAGCTCGCCCACGGCGTCGGCGAGCACATCGGCCGTTATCGCGAACTGATCGCCGTGCTGAACGAGGCCGGCTACTCGGTGTGGGCCGACGACCACCGTGGTCACGGGCAGACGGGCTTCGAGCAGCACGGCGGCGACCTCACCCGCATGGGCCGGCTCGGACCGGGCGGCCTGCGCGCAGCCGTCGATGCGGTGGAGCAGTTCACCGGCGTGGTCCGCGACGCCGAGACATCCGACCTGCCGCTCGTCTACCTCGGCCAGTCGTGGGGGTCGTTCCTCGGGCAGATCATCATGAACCGGCACCCCGAGCGCTATGACGGCTTCGTCTTCACGGGCACCGCGTATCGCACGCTGTTCGACCTGCACTCGCCGAGCAACAAGCGGTTCGGGCACACCGGCCCCACGACGATGGAGTGGCTGAGCCGCGACCCCGCCGTCGCGCAGGCGTTCGTCGACGACCCGTACGCGACCGAGGTACCGCTGCCGAAGCTGTTCGGGCTGCCCGACACCCTCCGGCTGATCGGCCGACCGGCGCGCGACCTCCCGTCCGAGCTGCCCCTGCTCATCATGAGCGGCACCGAGTGCGCGGTCGGCGGCGAGCGCAGCGTGCGGCGCCTCGCCGAGGCCTACGTGCAGCGGTCGGGCCTGCGCGACGTCGAGCTCATCGTCTACGAGGGCGCCCGTCACGAGCCCTTCAACGAGACCAATCGCGAGGAGGTCTTCGGTGACCTCATCCGATGGCTCGACGAACGGTACGCGGTCGACTGA
- a CDS encoding TetR/AcrR family transcriptional regulator: protein MPQTKSERTRALIRDTALASFRGRGFDDTTLRLIAKEAGVSLGNAYYYFPTKNHLVQELYVEVQREHRVAAEPLLAGHADLVERLGVVYRTGLATLQPFHPFAAGFVGAAISPKSPINPLGEDSAEARELAVGLFTEAVAGAKHSLPDDLARSLPEVFWLGYLLLALYWVYDSSPGQERTLRLLDRGLKLLALALPLAKVPLLRKPLRELVELIAEVRA from the coding sequence ATGCCGCAGACGAAGTCCGAGCGCACGCGCGCGCTCATCCGCGACACCGCTCTGGCGTCGTTCCGCGGGCGCGGCTTCGACGACACGACACTCCGACTCATCGCGAAGGAGGCCGGGGTCTCGCTCGGCAACGCGTACTACTACTTCCCGACGAAGAACCACCTCGTGCAGGAGCTCTACGTCGAGGTGCAGCGCGAGCATCGCGTGGCCGCCGAACCGCTGCTCGCGGGGCACGCCGACCTCGTCGAGCGCCTCGGCGTCGTCTACCGAACCGGTCTCGCGACGCTCCAACCGTTCCATCCGTTCGCAGCCGGGTTCGTGGGCGCGGCGATCTCGCCGAAGTCGCCGATCAACCCGCTCGGCGAGGACTCGGCCGAGGCGCGCGAACTCGCGGTCGGGCTGTTCACGGAGGCGGTCGCCGGTGCGAAGCATTCGCTGCCCGACGACCTCGCCCGCTCGCTGCCCGAGGTGTTCTGGCTCGGCTACCTGCTGCTCGCCCTGTATTGGGTCTATGACTCGTCGCCCGGGCAGGAGCGAACGCTGCGCCTGCTCGACCGCGGGCTGAAGCTGCTGGCGCTCGCCCTCCCGCTCGCGAAGGTGCCGCTGCTGCGCAAGCCGCTGCGCGAGCTCGTCGAGCTCATCGCCGAGGTGCGGGCATGA
- a CDS encoding histidine phosphatase family protein, producing the protein MTTFFLARHGETVWHADHRYAGNSDVPLTRHGLGQAAALGAWAVDARLDAIVASPLSRAQRSAAPSSETTGLTVRSEPRLVEIDFGAAEGLTPDELVERYPAEWAAFCEAPASNPFPGGETGRAGIARALPVFDELVEEFPDGRVLVVAHATLIRLLFCELAGMDPDGYRDLLPVLGNCNVTTIVYPWATESRAAHHPRIRLLGYDVPPWHAGL; encoded by the coding sequence ATGACGACGTTCTTCCTGGCGCGGCACGGCGAGACCGTCTGGCACGCCGACCACCGGTACGCGGGCAACTCCGATGTGCCGCTCACCCGCCACGGGCTCGGCCAGGCCGCGGCGCTCGGTGCCTGGGCGGTCGACGCGCGACTCGACGCGATCGTCGCCTCGCCGCTCAGCCGCGCGCAGCGCTCGGCCGCTCCTTCGTCCGAGACCACCGGCCTGACCGTGCGCAGCGAGCCCCGGCTCGTCGAGATCGACTTCGGCGCCGCCGAAGGCCTCACGCCCGACGAGCTCGTCGAGCGGTACCCCGCCGAGTGGGCGGCGTTCTGCGAGGCGCCGGCGTCGAACCCGTTCCCCGGTGGCGAGACGGGCCGCGCCGGCATCGCCCGCGCACTGCCCGTGTTCGACGAGCTCGTCGAGGAGTTCCCCGACGGCCGCGTGCTGGTCGTCGCGCACGCGACGCTCATCCGCCTGTTGTTCTGCGAGCTCGCCGGCATGGACCCCGACGGCTACCGCGACCTGCTGCCCGTGCTCGGCAACTGCAACGTCACGACGATCGTCTACCCGTGGGCGACCGAGTCGCGCGCAGCGCACCATCCGCGCATCCGGCTGCTCGGGTACGACGTGCCGCCCTGGCACGCGGGGCTGTAG
- a CDS encoding beta-N-acetylhexosaminidase, giving the protein MSRSPRAALVATVAAGALAFVAAPMPATADDGGGDPLADLALIPQPSHVAATGAAPVELGAGTVIKVHPRDDGAAAVGEGFAELLRDATGYTIPVGQRAAGASQGATIELSTDGDAALGDEGYTLETEGTHVSLEAHTAEGLFRGVTTLRQLLPPQIESAGASDVAWAIPAVDISDAPRYDYRGAMLDVGRRFYPVDDVKRFIDHMALYKYNALHMHLTDDQGWRLTVDARPELTQVGASTQSGWKPGTGGPWFYTKADYQEIVEYAADHFIEVVPEIDGPSHAMAAKASIPEINCDGKAVPPYSGFDVGLPTICLTPEKRAEVRAYLQDVFTEAAQQSSSDIVHIGGDEVPSTTQEQMDWYVGASSEILAEQGKRVMGWHQIGASPLPEGAIMQWWADAGDQASIGTPNERPDVRELRNALAQGATVVASPADRSYLDMKYDATVPYGLSWAGLVDLERSYDWDPISVTSSPDGSVSLATEDQIEGVEAALWADRAYRGSTKLPTSLDQFIPVSQYADFTSFPRMPAIAEVGWSAPEVRSFDDFERRIVEQAHRWDEMGIGYYKAPDVPWEE; this is encoded by the coding sequence ATGTCCAGATCCCCCCGCGCCGCACTCGTCGCCACCGTGGCGGCCGGAGCGCTCGCATTCGTCGCCGCTCCGATGCCGGCGACCGCCGACGACGGCGGCGGCGACCCGCTCGCCGACCTCGCCCTCATCCCGCAGCCGTCGCATGTCGCGGCGACCGGTGCCGCGCCGGTCGAGCTCGGCGCCGGCACCGTCATCAAGGTGCACCCTCGAGACGACGGTGCGGCCGCGGTCGGCGAGGGTTTCGCCGAACTGCTGCGGGATGCCACGGGCTACACGATCCCGGTCGGGCAGCGTGCTGCCGGGGCATCCCAGGGCGCCACCATCGAACTGTCGACCGACGGCGACGCCGCGCTCGGCGACGAGGGCTACACGCTCGAGACCGAGGGCACGCACGTCTCGCTCGAGGCGCACACCGCCGAGGGGCTGTTCCGCGGCGTCACGACGCTGCGGCAGCTGCTGCCGCCGCAGATCGAATCGGCCGGGGCATCCGACGTCGCCTGGGCGATCCCCGCCGTCGACATCAGCGATGCGCCGCGGTACGACTACCGCGGCGCCATGCTCGACGTCGGCCGGCGCTTCTACCCGGTCGACGACGTCAAGCGGTTCATCGACCACATGGCGCTCTACAAGTACAACGCGCTGCACATGCACCTGACCGACGACCAGGGCTGGCGGCTCACGGTCGACGCGCGGCCCGAACTCACGCAGGTCGGTGCCTCGACGCAGAGCGGATGGAAGCCCGGTACCGGCGGCCCCTGGTTCTACACGAAGGCCGACTACCAGGAGATCGTCGAGTACGCCGCCGACCACTTCATCGAGGTCGTGCCCGAGATCGACGGACCGAGCCACGCGATGGCGGCGAAGGCGTCGATCCCCGAGATCAACTGCGACGGCAAGGCCGTGCCGCCGTACTCGGGCTTCGACGTCGGCCTGCCGACGATCTGCCTCACGCCCGAGAAGCGAGCCGAGGTGCGCGCCTACCTGCAGGACGTCTTCACCGAGGCCGCGCAGCAGAGCTCGTCCGACATCGTGCACATCGGCGGCGACGAGGTGCCGTCGACCACGCAGGAGCAGATGGACTGGTACGTGGGCGCCTCGTCCGAGATCCTCGCCGAGCAGGGCAAGCGGGTCATGGGCTGGCACCAGATCGGCGCCTCGCCGCTGCCCGAGGGCGCGATCATGCAGTGGTGGGCCGACGCCGGCGACCAGGCCTCGATCGGCACGCCGAACGAACGCCCCGACGTGCGCGAGCTCCGCAACGCGCTCGCGCAGGGCGCGACCGTCGTCGCCTCGCCCGCCGACCGCTCGTACCTCGACATGAAGTACGACGCGACGGTGCCGTACGGGCTCAGCTGGGCCGGGCTCGTCGACCTCGAGCGCTCCTACGACTGGGACCCGATCTCGGTGACCTCGAGCCCCGACGGCAGTGTCTCGCTCGCGACCGAGGACCAGATCGAGGGCGTCGAGGCGGCGCTCTGGGCCGACCGGGCGTACCGCGGCTCGACGAAGCTGCCGACCTCGCTCGACCAGTTCATCCCGGTCTCGCAGTATGCCGACTTCACGAGCTTCCCGCGCATGCCCGCGATCGCGGAGGTCGGCTGGTCGGCGCCCGAGGTGCGTTCGTTCGACGACTTCGAGCGCCGCATCGTCGAGCAGGCCCACCGTTGGGACGAGATGGGCATCGGCTACTACAAGGCGCCCGACGTGCCCTGGGAGGAGTAG